In a single window of the Agrobacterium vitis genome:
- the glgB gene encoding 1,4-alpha-glucan branching protein GlgB, with protein sequence MKKTTRQTQASAESGNPHSTDHLSSAEIEAIVAGLHTDPFSVLGVHAGADGFIARCFVPGADSITALTLDGSLAGELACLDPAGFFAGPVAIKSQQPLRYRACRGDVEWSLTDPYSFGPVLGPMDDYFLREGSHLRLFDKMGAHPIKHQGVDGFHFAVWAPNARRVSVVGDFNEWDGRRHVMRLRRDTGIWEIFAPDVRPGSAYKYEIIGVNGELLPLKADPFARRSEFRPQTASVTAAELSQDWEDAAHLAHWGSIDKRRQPISVYEVHAGSWQKRPDGTFLSWDELAERLIPYCTEMGFTHIEFLPISEHPYDPSWGYQTTGLYAPSARFGEPEGFARFVNGCHKVGLSVILDWVPAHFPTDAHGLRFFDGTALYEHEDPRKGFHPDWNTAIYNYGRIEVLSYLVNNALYWAEKFHLDGVRVDAVASMLYLDYSRKEGEWIPNEYGGRENLEAVRFLQKMNEHIYGAHPQVMTIAEESTSWPKVSQPVHEGGLGFGFKWNMGFMHDTLSYFARDPVHRKHHHHEITFGLIYAYSENFMLPISHDEVVHGKGSMIAKMPGDDWQKFANLRAYYGFMWGYPGKKLLFMGQEFAQWSEWSEERSLDWNLLQYPLHEGMRRLVRDLNFTYRNKPALHARDCEGEGFEWLISEDADQSVFAWLRKTPGERPVAVIANLTPVYYERYDVPLPVAGRWREILNTDAEIYGGSGKGNGGRVEAVLDAATTPDKAPWAHATLSLPPLAVIMLELEQ encoded by the coding sequence ATGAAGAAAACAACCAGGCAGACGCAGGCATCAGCCGAGAGCGGAAATCCGCACTCGACTGACCACCTTTCTTCTGCCGAGATCGAAGCCATCGTCGCGGGCCTGCACACCGATCCGTTTTCGGTGCTGGGCGTACACGCCGGTGCGGATGGTTTTATTGCCCGCTGTTTCGTGCCGGGCGCCGACAGCATTACCGCGCTCACACTCGACGGAAGCCTTGCCGGAGAGCTGGCCTGTCTCGACCCAGCTGGCTTTTTCGCCGGTCCGGTGGCGATCAAGTCCCAGCAGCCGCTGCGCTACCGCGCCTGCCGGGGCGATGTGGAATGGTCGCTGACCGATCCCTATAGTTTCGGCCCGGTTCTCGGTCCGATGGACGATTACTTCCTGCGCGAAGGATCGCATCTGCGGCTGTTCGACAAGATGGGCGCACACCCGATCAAGCATCAGGGCGTCGATGGCTTTCATTTCGCCGTCTGGGCGCCGAATGCAAGACGGGTCTCGGTGGTCGGCGATTTCAATGAATGGGATGGCCGCCGCCATGTGATGCGGTTGCGCCGCGATACCGGCATCTGGGAGATTTTCGCCCCTGATGTCCGGCCCGGTTCTGCCTATAAATACGAGATTATCGGCGTCAATGGCGAGCTTTTGCCGTTGAAGGCCGATCCTTTCGCCCGCCGCAGCGAATTTCGCCCGCAAACCGCTTCCGTCACCGCCGCCGAGCTTTCCCAGGACTGGGAGGATGCTGCGCATCTGGCCCATTGGGGCAGCATCGACAAGCGCCGTCAGCCGATCTCGGTCTACGAGGTTCATGCCGGTTCCTGGCAGAAGCGGCCTGACGGCACCTTTCTCAGCTGGGACGAGCTGGCGGAACGGCTGATCCCCTATTGCACCGAGATGGGCTTTACCCATATCGAATTCCTGCCCATATCAGAACATCCCTATGACCCGTCCTGGGGCTACCAGACGACAGGGCTTTATGCGCCGAGTGCGCGGTTTGGCGAGCCGGAAGGCTTTGCCCGCTTCGTCAACGGCTGTCACAAGGTCGGCCTCAGCGTCATTCTCGACTGGGTTCCGGCCCATTTCCCGACCGATGCCCATGGGCTGCGCTTTTTCGACGGCACCGCTCTTTATGAGCATGAGGACCCACGCAAAGGCTTCCACCCCGACTGGAACACCGCGATCTACAATTACGGGCGGATCGAGGTTCTGTCCTATCTGGTCAACAATGCGCTCTACTGGGCGGAAAAATTCCACCTGGATGGCGTGCGGGTCGATGCGGTCGCCTCGATGCTCTATCTCGATTATTCCCGCAAGGAAGGCGAGTGGATCCCCAACGAATATGGCGGGCGGGAAAACCTGGAGGCGGTGCGCTTCCTGCAAAAGATGAACGAGCATATCTACGGCGCCCATCCACAGGTGATGACCATTGCCGAGGAAAGCACCTCCTGGCCGAAAGTGTCCCAGCCTGTGCATGAAGGCGGTCTCGGCTTCGGCTTCAAGTGGAACATGGGCTTCATGCACGACACTTTAAGCTATTTTGCCCGCGACCCCGTGCATCGCAAGCATCACCATCATGAAATCACCTTCGGGCTGATCTATGCCTATAGCGAAAATTTCATGCTGCCGATTTCCCACGATGAAGTGGTGCATGGCAAAGGCTCGATGATTGCCAAAATGCCCGGCGACGACTGGCAGAAATTTGCCAATCTTCGCGCCTATTATGGCTTCATGTGGGGTTATCCCGGCAAGAAACTGCTGTTCATGGGCCAGGAATTTGCCCAGTGGAGCGAATGGAGCGAGGAACGGTCGCTGGATTGGAACCTGCTGCAATATCCGCTGCATGAGGGCATGCGCCGTCTGGTGCGTGATCTGAACTTTACCTATCGCAACAAGCCGGCGCTGCATGCCCGCGACTGCGAGGGCGAAGGGTTCGAATGGCTGATCAGCGAGGATGCCGATCAATCGGTCTTTGCCTGGTTGCGCAAGACGCCCGGTGAACGGCCGGTGGCTGTCATCGCCAATCTGACGCCGGTCTATTACGAGCGTTACGACGTTCCGCTGCCGGTGGCCGGGCGGTGGCGGGAAATCCTCAATACCGATGCCGAGATCTATGGCGGTAGCGGCAAGGGCAATGGCGGCCGGGTGGAGGCCGTACTGGATGCGGCAACGACCCCCGACAAGGCGCCATGGGCGCACGCGACGCTGTCACTGCCGCCGCTGGCTGTGATCATGCTGGAGTTGGAACAGTAA
- the glgC gene encoding glucose-1-phosphate adenylyltransferase translates to MTPTKRIQPLARDAMAYVLAGGRGSRLKELTDRRAKPAVYFGGKARIIDFALSNALNSGIRRIGVATQYKAHSLIRHMQRGWDFLRPERNESFDILPASQRVSETQWYEGTADAVFQNIDIIEPYGPEYMVILAGDHVYKMDYEFMLQQHVDSGADVTIGCMEVPRMEASAFGVMHVDEKDQIIAFVEKPADPPGIPGNETMALASMGIYVFHTKFLMDCLRRDAADPNSSRDFGKDIIPYIVEHGKAVAHRFASSCVRSDFEKTPYWRDVGTIDAYWQANVDLTDILPELDIYDKSWPIWTYAEINPPAKFVHDDEGRRGSAISSLVSGDCIISGSTLYRSLLFTGVRANSYSRLEGAVILPKVTIGRHARLTNVVIDHGVNIPEGLIVGEDPEIDAKRFRRSENGICLITQAMLDKLEQSGT, encoded by the coding sequence ATGACGCCGACAAAGAGAATTCAGCCGCTGGCGCGTGACGCCATGGCCTATGTATTGGCCGGCGGACGCGGCAGCCGCCTTAAGGAACTGACCGACCGGCGGGCAAAACCCGCCGTCTATTTCGGCGGCAAGGCCCGGATTATCGATTTTGCCCTGTCGAACGCGCTAAATTCCGGCATTCGCCGCATCGGCGTCGCCACCCAGTACAAGGCCCATTCGCTGATCCGCCACATGCAGCGCGGCTGGGATTTCCTGCGGCCGGAACGCAATGAGAGCTTCGACATCCTGCCCGCCAGCCAGCGCGTTTCCGAAACGCAATGGTATGAAGGCACGGCAGATGCCGTCTTCCAGAATATCGATATTATCGAGCCTTATGGCCCGGAATATATGGTGATCCTGGCGGGCGACCACGTCTATAAGATGGACTATGAATTCATGCTCCAGCAGCATGTCGACAGTGGTGCCGATGTCACCATTGGCTGCATGGAAGTGCCACGCATGGAAGCCTCGGCTTTCGGTGTCATGCATGTCGACGAAAAGGACCAGATCATTGCCTTCGTCGAAAAGCCCGCCGATCCACCGGGCATTCCCGGCAACGAGACCATGGCGCTCGCCTCGATGGGCATTTATGTGTTCCACACCAAATTCCTGATGGATTGCCTGCGCCGCGACGCCGCCGACCCCAATTCCAGCCGGGATTTTGGCAAGGACATCATTCCCTATATCGTCGAGCATGGCAAAGCCGTGGCGCATCGCTTTGCCTCCTCCTGCGTGCGCTCGGATTTCGAAAAGACCCCCTATTGGCGCGATGTCGGCACCATCGATGCCTATTGGCAGGCCAATGTCGACCTGACCGACATCCTGCCAGAACTGGATATCTACGATAAATCCTGGCCGATCTGGACCTATGCCGAAATCAATCCGCCGGCAAAGTTCGTCCACGACGATGAAGGCCGTCGCGGTTCGGCGATTTCCTCTCTGGTCTCGGGCGATTGCATCATTTCCGGCTCGACGCTCTATCGCAGCCTGCTGTTTACCGGGGTTCGCGCCAATTCCTATTCGAGACTGGAAGGCGCCGTCATTCTGCCCAAGGTCACCATTGGCCGTCATGCCCGCTTGACCAATGTGGTGATCGACCATGGCGTCAACATCCCCGAAGGCCTGATTGTCGGCGAGGACCCGGAAATCGACGCCAAACGCTTCCGCCGCAGTGAAAACGGCATCTGCCTGATCACCCAGGCCATGCTGGACAAGCTGGAGCAATCGGGCACATGA
- a CDS encoding glycogen/starch/alpha-glucan phosphorylase — protein MNETHPKADLPLPKPRVSNPETLAAEIIERLTYGIGKDAKVAKPHDWLTATILVVRDRIIDKWMESTRQTYSTNAKRVYYLSLEFLIGRLMRDAMTNLGLVEEIKAALESLGVDLGVIAGLEPDAALGNGGLGRLAACFMESMATVNIPAYGYGIRYVHGLFRQQMADGWQVELPETWLAHGNPWEFERRESSYEVGFGGGVETASNGTSGEEIRHVWKPSERVIATAYDTPIVGWRGERINTLRLWSAQPIDPILLDAFNAGDHIGALRESNRAESLTRVLYPADATAAGQELRLRQEYFFCSASLQDIVRRHLQQGNALTDLPKKVAIQLNDTHPAVSVAELMRQLTDVHGMDFDTAWDVTRETFSYTNHTLLPEALESWPVPLFERLLPRHMQLVYAINAKCLVEARKQKNFTDLEITSLSLIDESGDRRVRMGNLAFMGSHSINGVSALHTELMKETVFATLHKLYPDRINNKTNGITPRRWLMQCNPGLTSLIREAIGDDFLDDAEKLTALDGFAKDSAFQQKFAAVKRANKEQLANLVASRMGIRLDPSAMFDIQIKRIHEYKRQLLNIIETVALYDQIRSHPERDWAPRVKLFAGKAAPSYHNAKLIIKLANDVARVINNDPSVRGLLKVVFIPNYNVSLAEVMVPAADLSEQISTAGMEASGTGNMKFALNGALTIGTLDGANVEMRDHVGEDNIFIFGMTAEEVGKVRAEGHTPRPIIERSRELSQALAAIASGVFSPDDRDRFSSLVDGLYNHDWFMVAADFDAYATAQRQVDAVWTDQPLWQSKAILNTARMGWFSSDRTIRQYTADIWRA, from the coding sequence ATGAATGAAACTCATCCAAAGGCCGACCTCCCCCTTCCAAAGCCCCGCGTCTCCAATCCGGAAACGCTGGCCGCCGAAATCATCGAGCGGCTGACCTATGGTATCGGCAAGGACGCCAAGGTTGCCAAGCCTCATGACTGGCTGACCGCCACCATTCTGGTGGTGCGCGACCGCATCATCGACAAGTGGATGGAATCCACCCGCCAGACCTATTCCACCAATGCCAAGCGGGTCTATTATCTGTCGCTGGAGTTTCTGATCGGCCGGTTGATGCGCGATGCGATGACCAATCTCGGCCTGGTCGAAGAGATCAAGGCGGCGCTGGAATCGCTCGGTGTCGATCTTGGCGTCATCGCCGGGCTGGAACCCGATGCGGCACTGGGCAATGGCGGGCTTGGCCGTCTGGCCGCCTGTTTCATGGAAAGCATGGCGACGGTGAATATCCCGGCCTATGGCTATGGTATCCGCTACGTCCACGGCCTGTTTCGCCAGCAGATGGCCGATGGCTGGCAGGTGGAACTGCCGGAAACCTGGCTCGCCCACGGCAATCCCTGGGAATTCGAGCGGCGTGAAAGCTCTTACGAAGTCGGCTTCGGCGGCGGCGTTGAGACCGCCTCCAACGGCACCAGCGGCGAGGAAATCCGCCACGTCTGGAAGCCGAGCGAGCGGGTGATCGCCACCGCCTATGACACGCCAATCGTCGGCTGGCGCGGCGAGCGTATCAACACGCTTCGCCTCTGGTCGGCCCAGCCGATCGACCCGATCCTGCTCGATGCCTTCAATGCGGGCGACCATATTGGTGCGCTGCGCGAAAGCAACCGGGCTGAAAGCCTGACCCGGGTGCTTTATCCAGCCGATGCCACTGCGGCTGGCCAGGAACTGCGGTTGCGGCAGGAATATTTCTTCTGCTCGGCATCGCTTCAAGACATCGTCCGGCGCCACCTGCAACAGGGCAATGCGCTGACCGACCTGCCGAAAAAGGTGGCGATCCAGCTCAACGACACCCATCCTGCCGTCTCTGTCGCTGAACTGATGCGGCAATTGACCGACGTCCACGGCATGGATTTCGACACCGCCTGGGACGTGACCCGCGAGACCTTCTCCTATACCAACCACACGCTTCTGCCCGAAGCGCTGGAAAGCTGGCCGGTGCCGTTGTTCGAGCGGCTGTTGCCGCGCCATATGCAGCTGGTTTACGCGATCAACGCCAAATGCCTGGTGGAAGCGCGCAAGCAGAAGAATTTCACCGATCTGGAAATCACCAGCCTGTCGCTGATCGATGAAAGCGGCGACCGCCGGGTGCGGATGGGCAATCTGGCCTTCATGGGCTCCCATTCGATCAATGGCGTCTCGGCCCTGCATACCGAGCTGATGAAGGAAACGGTGTTTGCCACCCTGCACAAGCTCTACCCGGACCGGATCAACAACAAGACCAATGGCATCACACCACGCCGTTGGCTGATGCAGTGCAATCCCGGCCTGACCTCGCTGATCCGCGAAGCAATCGGTGACGACTTCCTCGACGATGCCGAAAAGCTGACCGCGCTGGATGGCTTTGCCAAGGACAGCGCCTTCCAGCAGAAATTTGCCGCCGTCAAGCGGGCCAACAAGGAGCAGCTGGCCAATCTGGTCGCCAGCCGCATGGGCATCCGGCTCGATCCCTCTGCCATGTTCGATATCCAGATCAAGCGCATCCACGAATACAAGCGCCAGCTCCTGAACATCATCGAGACCGTGGCGCTCTACGACCAGATCCGCTCGCATCCGGAACGCGACTGGGCGCCGCGCGTCAAGCTGTTCGCAGGCAAAGCAGCGCCGAGCTATCACAATGCCAAGCTGATCATCAAACTGGCCAATGACGTCGCGCGGGTCATCAACAACGACCCGTCGGTGCGCGGCCTGCTGAAAGTGGTGTTCATTCCCAATTACAATGTGTCGCTGGCCGAGGTCATGGTGCCGGCTGCCGACCTCTCCGAACAAATTTCCACCGCCGGCATGGAAGCATCGGGAACCGGGAACATGAAGTTCGCGTTAAACGGTGCGCTGACCATCGGCACCCTTGATGGGGCCAATGTGGAAATGCGCGATCACGTCGGAGAAGACAATATCTTTATCTTTGGAATGACTGCGGAAGAGGTCGGCAAGGTGCGTGCCGAGGGGCACACCCCACGCCCGATCATCGAACGGTCGCGCGAACTGTCACAGGCGCTGGCCGCCATTGCGTCCGGCGTGTTCTCGCCTGACGATCGGGACCGGTTCTCCAGCCTGGTGGATGGGCTCTATAACCATGACTGGTTCATGGTGGCTGCCGATTTCGATGCCTATGCCACAGCCCAACGTCAGGTGGATGCGGTCTGGACCGACCAGCCCCTCTGGCAATCCAAAGCCATTCTAAATACGGCCCGCATGGGCTGGTTCTCCTCCGACCGGACGATCAGACAGTATACGGCCGACATCTGGAGAGCCTGA
- the glgA gene encoding glycogen synthase GlgA, protein MNILSVASEVYPLIKTGGLADVAGALPLALEPLGIETRTLLPGYPAVLAKLVNTDVLLHMPDLLGETATVLSARHEGLDLLILDAPTLYKRAGGPYVDSDGRDFADNWKRFAALSLAGARIAQGALDDWRPDLVHVHDWQAALVPVYMRYDEKPEVPSLITIHNIAFQGQFSADILPALGLPEHALWEALEYYGTLAFLKGGIATAHAISTVSPSYAEEILDPHFGMGMEGLIASRANDLFGIVNGIDTAVWNPDDDGLIASPYSTATLRKRVANREALTRHFGLDDDAAPIFCVISRLTWQKGMDVLAEVADDLVAAGGKLVILGSGDPALEEALQAAASRHPGRIGMVMGYNEPLSHLMQAGADAILIPSRFEPCGLTQLYGLRYGCVPVVSRTGGLNDTVIDANAAALAAKAATGIQFAPVTVAGLRQAVRRAIRLFDDKKLWYQIQKQGMKADVSWTASAQRYVDVYNRLLGKG, encoded by the coding sequence ATGAACATCCTGTCCGTTGCATCGGAAGTCTATCCGCTGATCAAGACCGGCGGTCTCGCCGATGTGGCGGGCGCCCTGCCCCTGGCGCTCGAACCCTTGGGCATAGAAACCAGAACCCTGCTGCCGGGCTATCCGGCAGTCCTCGCCAAGCTTGTTAACACGGATGTGCTCCTGCATATGCCTGACCTTCTCGGCGAGACGGCAACCGTACTTTCGGCCCGGCATGAGGGCCTGGACCTGCTGATCCTTGATGCGCCAACGCTCTACAAGCGGGCTGGCGGCCCTTATGTTGACAGCGATGGCCGCGATTTCGCCGACAACTGGAAACGGTTCGCGGCGTTGTCGCTGGCGGGTGCCCGTATTGCCCAAGGCGCACTGGATGATTGGCGACCTGACCTCGTGCATGTCCACGATTGGCAGGCCGCTCTGGTGCCGGTTTATATGCGCTACGATGAGAAGCCGGAAGTTCCGAGCCTCATCACCATTCACAACATCGCCTTTCAGGGGCAATTTTCCGCCGACATTCTCCCCGCTCTTGGCCTGCCAGAGCATGCGCTGTGGGAAGCGCTTGAATATTACGGCACACTGGCTTTTCTGAAAGGCGGCATTGCCACGGCCCACGCCATCAGCACCGTCAGCCCGTCTTACGCCGAGGAAATTCTCGATCCGCATTTCGGCATGGGCATGGAAGGGCTGATCGCCAGCCGCGCCAATGACCTGTTCGGTATCGTCAACGGCATCGATACCGCCGTCTGGAACCCCGATGATGACGGGCTGATCGCCTCCCCTTATAGCACTGCTACCCTGCGCAAGCGCGTCGCCAACCGCGAGGCACTCACCCGGCATTTCGGCCTTGATGACGATGCGGCACCGATTTTCTGTGTGATTTCCCGCCTCACCTGGCAAAAGGGCATGGATGTGCTGGCCGAGGTCGCCGACGATCTGGTGGCCGCAGGCGGCAAACTGGTCATTCTGGGGTCCGGCGACCCCGCCCTGGAAGAGGCCTTGCAGGCGGCAGCCAGCCGTCATCCGGGCCGGATCGGCATGGTGATGGGTTATAACGAACCGCTGTCGCATCTGATGCAGGCGGGTGCCGATGCCATCCTCATTCCGTCAAGATTCGAACCTTGCGGCTTGACCCAGCTTTACGGCCTGCGCTACGGCTGTGTTCCGGTGGTGAGCCGCACCGGTGGTTTGAATGACACGGTCATCGACGCCAATGCGGCGGCACTTGCGGCAAAGGCTGCCACCGGCATACAGTTCGCCCCGGTCACGGTGGCAGGGTTGCGACAGGCGGTACGCCGGGCGATCCGCCTCTTCGACGACAAGAAACTATGGTATCAGATCCAGAAGCAGGGCATGAAAGCAGACGTATCCTGGACAGCAAGCGCCCAGCGCTACGTCGATGTTTATAACCGCCTCCTCGGAAAAGGCTGA
- a CDS encoding VWA domain-containing protein, whose protein sequence is MDMMVISALSPHLRACRLLASKARRSAALAIPLLRHTGGNFGMMTAVLLPVSIGVAGLAMDATETVQSKSALQSSVDAAALAAASAMSNGMSEADAIALAKSFLSSQLANTMARDENTSSVDQITQPEPDISVKTTQVNSSSTAYDVELTGSYTITMNALSRVLGWETVTLKAYGKAQAATTASESPLSMYLVLDRSGSMNDETTTTYTGTCTKTTTSGYGYNKKTTTTSYSCTKKYTKIESLKLAVADLASQLKKADPNSEYVRTGADSYNASADTAQAMSWGTANVVTYVNALSATGGTDARGALSAAYSALQTSNKTEITAHNVSSVSKIGRYIVFMTDGEMTGNSSSWSSSIDSAVRSQCTSIKADGIQIYTVAFMAPDKGKSLLSACASDASHYYEATDAASLVAAFGEIGKKATSTSTRLTN, encoded by the coding sequence ATGGACATGATGGTCATTTCGGCGCTTAGCCCTCATTTGCGTGCCTGTCGTTTGCTCGCCTCGAAAGCACGGCGATCCGCCGCTTTGGCAATTCCCCTGCTGCGCCATACAGGTGGCAATTTCGGCATGATGACCGCTGTTCTCCTGCCGGTGTCCATCGGCGTGGCAGGCCTGGCGATGGATGCGACGGAGACGGTGCAATCAAAAAGCGCCCTGCAAAGCTCGGTGGATGCAGCAGCCCTTGCTGCCGCCTCGGCAATGAGCAACGGCATGAGCGAGGCTGACGCCATTGCCCTTGCCAAGAGCTTCCTTTCCTCGCAGCTGGCCAATACCATGGCCAGAGACGAGAACACCAGTTCGGTGGACCAGATCACACAGCCGGAACCGGATATTTCCGTCAAGACTACTCAGGTCAACAGCTCATCGACCGCCTATGACGTAGAACTGACAGGTAGCTATACCATCACCATGAATGCGCTTTCGAGGGTTTTGGGGTGGGAGACGGTGACGCTGAAGGCCTATGGCAAGGCCCAGGCCGCGACCACGGCCTCCGAGAGCCCGCTTTCGATGTATCTGGTGCTCGACCGATCAGGTTCGATGAACGACGAAACGACGACGACCTACACGGGGACCTGCACCAAAACCACGACGTCTGGCTATGGCTACAACAAGAAGACCACGACGACGAGCTATAGCTGCACAAAAAAATACACGAAGATCGAGTCGCTGAAGCTGGCCGTCGCGGATCTGGCCTCACAGCTCAAGAAGGCCGATCCAAACAGTGAATATGTGCGCACCGGCGCCGATTCCTACAATGCCAGTGCTGATACCGCCCAGGCGATGAGCTGGGGAACCGCCAATGTCGTCACCTACGTCAACGCGCTCAGCGCCACCGGCGGCACCGATGCCAGAGGCGCGCTGAGTGCTGCCTATAGCGCGCTGCAAACATCCAACAAGACAGAGATTACCGCCCATAATGTATCAAGCGTCAGCAAGATTGGCCGCTACATTGTGTTCATGACGGACGGGGAAATGACCGGCAACAGCAGCAGCTGGAGCTCCAGCATCGACTCCGCCGTGCGCAGCCAATGCACAAGCATCAAGGCCGATGGCATCCAGATCTATACTGTTGCGTTCATGGCACCCGACAAAGGCAAGTCGCTGCTCAGTGCCTGCGCCAGTGACGCCTCGCACTATTACGAGGCGACCGATGCGGCCAGCCTTGTCGCCGCCTTCGGGGAAATCGGCAAGAAAGCGACCTCCACCTCGACCCGCCTGACCAACTGA
- a CDS encoding transglutaminase family protein produces the protein MLYDLTLHMGYDYDVAAAGGRHILRIMPISLPERQRLIAGSISIEPQPDERTGFADFFAHPTTTFAYRSSHDTLDIRLQARIQVDSQPFTADFSPLPERLAVELFEYWSLEPASPHHFTGSSPRLPENPDIAAYARSVVKPGMTVRQIAEQLCARIHKDFKYDPKATTVDTTPKQAFALKKGVCQDFSHIMIVALRSLGIPSGYVSGFLRTIPPPGKERLAGADAMHAWVRVWCGKTVGWVELDPTNNITAGTDHVVVAYGRDYSDVAPVIGVLKGYGSHTTVQAVDLIPIG, from the coding sequence ATGCTGTATGACCTGACCTTGCATATGGGCTATGACTACGATGTGGCGGCCGCTGGCGGACGTCATATCCTGCGTATCATGCCGATCTCGCTGCCGGAGCGGCAAAGGCTAATCGCCGGTTCGATTTCCATCGAGCCGCAGCCGGATGAGCGTACCGGCTTTGCCGATTTTTTCGCGCATCCCACCACGACTTTCGCCTATCGTTCTTCCCATGACACACTGGATATCCGCCTTCAGGCCCGTATTCAGGTGGACAGCCAGCCGTTCACCGCGGATTTTTCTCCATTGCCCGAAAGGCTTGCGGTCGAGCTTTTCGAATATTGGTCTCTGGAGCCAGCCTCCCCGCATCATTTCACCGGATCGAGCCCACGGCTGCCTGAAAACCCCGATATTGCCGCCTATGCCCGCTCCGTCGTGAAGCCCGGCATGACGGTGCGCCAAATCGCTGAACAGCTTTGCGCCCGCATCCACAAGGATTTCAAATACGACCCCAAGGCCACCACTGTCGATACCACCCCGAAACAAGCCTTTGCGCTGAAAAAGGGGGTCTGCCAGGATTTTTCCCATATCATGATCGTGGCGCTGCGCAGCCTCGGCATTCCCTCGGGCTATGTCAGCGGCTTCCTGCGCACCATTCCGCCGCCAGGCAAGGAACGGCTGGCAGGCGCCGACGCCATGCATGCCTGGGTCAGGGTCTGGTGCGGCAAAACCGTCGGCTGGGTCGAGCTTGACCCGACCAATAATATCACCGCCGGCACCGACCATGTCGTCGTCGCCTATGGCCGTGACTATTCCGATGTCGCGCCTGTCATCGGCGTTTTGAAAGGCTATGGCAGCCACACGACCGTCCAGGCGGTGGACCTGATTCCGATTGGCTGA